From a single Labrus bergylta chromosome 14, fLabBer1.1, whole genome shotgun sequence genomic region:
- the map3k7cl gene encoding MAP3K7 C-terminal-like protein, with protein MITSTRRVSPDKSEVRIAFSLDDTSEVKDVEDVNQTFPDLEQRLQPVPPCVALRESVQVYKEHCRMAREFHQVKHDIAVLEDRKRKLLAELVEDEKVAVEIARLEEEFRRLMEENRTLVTVHNERAQQLETLCLTSRTTQDSS; from the exons ATGATCACCTCAACCAGAAGAGTGTCTCCCGATAAATCTGAAGTAAGAATCGCCTTCAGCCTCGACGACACATCAG AAGTAAAAGATGTGGAGGATGTCAATCAAACTTTCCCCGATCTTGAGCAGCGATTACAG CCCGTGCCCCCCTGTGTTGCACTGAGAGAGAGCGTTCAGGTGTACAAGGAGCACTGCAGGATGGCAAGAGAGTTCCACCAGGTCAAACATGACATTGCTGTGCTTGAGGACCGCAa gCGAAAGTTGCTGGCAGAGCTGGTAGAGGATGAAAAAGTTGCAGTTGAAATCGCCCGTCTAGAGGAGGAGTTTCGGCGTCTAATGGAGGAGAACCGCACCCTGGTGACTGTCCACAACGAGCGCGCTCAGCAGCTGGAGACGCTCTGCTTGACCAGTCGCACGACGCAGGACTCCTCGTGA
- the bach1b gene encoding transcription regulator protein BACH1b gives MSLKAMSAPRSSVFTFESTVHSSHVLGRLDEQRRRDTLCDVTVVVEGQSFRAHRSVLASCSEYFTHRISSLTQQGAVISLPQEVSVAGFEPLLKFAYTSKLLFGKDDVLEVRNSASILGFRDLDEACFEFLLPKFSSSTQGSALFPRKTCCKKNCKRQLSDDGIGIYSDEVLLDEKAVKPVAESPFEQEEAFLFNKSVNSQLGSQSSSGTLTPVTEETNYIFQQGPKYRKFQLACGKETCFPEKSVNNPLTVISNDCDLSCSPCCSSLNIKNESEVEFSGNSSSTLVRQSRGEADDSRKFEIHDRTTEADIIKAETDETQEKRRENEEEMHMEEGVSCSVLSRANAVALGPSTTPFGGPSGSIMHHCPLKTLSDCPAITGSVGHKRFVMDITEDGKTRDFGLQVSIHHEAKEEKEAEQRRVNDEIERGQTVSMERAMNNARERSTVEREVAEHLVKCQGSDWHSTQPNFHDGSCYQTGSRQSGHGAPSEWPHVNLSFTTSCPFIQDLDQGKCLRKGADLSECEGASQSGVSSFNSGEDGDTETETEGDSEAYTRERARQMQLPFSVDWIVDQSRNEFQQLLKTQEFTREQLEFVHDMRRRSKNRLAAQRCRKRKLDCIYNLQCEINKLKTEREKLITERSQLSQLKLKTCHNVTALCQKVCNEADLQPDQLQVLAKYTSPDCPLSTLIPHIDTLLSQPELQHRLQASLSAPSMGPHQYGASEQAFSSSSKDAFTGDGPH, from the exons ATGTCCCTGAAGGCCATGTCTGCGCCGCGCTcgtctgtgtttacatttgagtCTACAGTTCATTCCTCCCATGTGCTGGGCCGGCTTGACGAGCAGCGTCGCCGGGACACGCTGTGTGATGTTACCGTGGTGGTGGAAGGTCAGAGTTTCAGAGCGCACCGCTCAGTGCTCGCTTCCTGTAGCGAGTACTTCACACACAGGATCTCGTCGCTCACACAGCAAGGAGCGGTCATCAGTCTGCCGCAGGAG GTGTCAGTCGCTGGCTTTGAACCCTTGCTGAAGTTTGCCTACACATCCAAACTCCTCTTCGGAAAAGACGACGTGTTAGAAGTACGAAACTCAGCCTCCATTCTTGGTTTCAGGGACCTGGACGAGGCTTGCTTTGAGTTCCTCCTCCCTAAGTTCTCCTCTAGCACCCAGGGCTCTGCTCTTTTTCCAAGAAAGACCTGCTGTAAAAAGAATTGCAAGAGGCAATTATCAGACGACGGCATAGGCATATACTCTGACGAAGTTTTGTTGGATGAGAAAGCAGTAAAACCAGTTGCTGAGTCACCATTTGAGCAGGAAGAGGCTTTTCTGTTTAACAAATCAGTCAACAGCCAATTGGGAAGTCAGAGCAGCTCAGGCACTCTTACACCTGTAACTGAAGAGACAAATTACATCTTTCAACAAGGTCCGAAGTATCGCAAGTTCCAGCTAGCCTGTGGGAAGGAAACTTGTTTCCCAGAGAAAAGTGTGAACAATCCCCTCACAGTTATCAGTAATGACTGTGACCTCTCCTGTTCCCCATGCTGCAGCAGTTTGAACATTAAGAATGAAAGTGAGGTCGAATTCTCTGGAAATTCATCCTCAACTCTCGTCCGACAGAGCAGAGGCGAGGCTGATGACTCGAGGAAATTTGAAATACATGACAGGACAACGGAGGCTGATATTATTAAGGCAGAAACAGATGAAACGCAGGAAAAGAGGAgggaaaatgaagaagaaatgcaTATGGAGGAAGGCGTCAGCTGTTCAGTCCTATCCAGAGCCAACGCAGTCGCCTTGGGGCCAAGTACAACACCTTTTGGGGGGCCATCAGGGTCAATAATGCACCATTGCCCCTTGAAAACCCTCAGTGACTGCCCTGCCATCACTGGGTCAGTAGGACACAAGAGGTTCGTCATGGACATTACAGAGGACGGGAAAACAAGGGACTTTGGTTTACAAGTATCCATTCATCATGAGgcaaaggaagagaaagaggcagagCAGAGAAGGGTCAATGATGAGATAGAAAGAGGGCAAACAGTTAGCATGGAGAGAGCAATGAATAATGCCAGAGAAAGGAGCACCGTGGAGAGAGAGGTGGCTGAACACCTAGTTAAGTGTCAGGGTTCCGACTGGCATTCAACCCAACCAAACTTCCATGATGGGAGTTGTTACCAAACAGGGAGCAGACAGAGTGGACATGGCGCTCCTTCAGAGTGGCCCCACGTCAACCTCAGCTTCACCACGAGCTGCCCCTTCATCCAAGATCTGGACCAGGGCAAATGTTTGCGGAAGGGAGCAGATCTGTCTGAGTGCGAGGGGGCTTCTCAGTCAGGAGTGTCGTCCTTTAACTCGGGGGAGGACGGAGACACCGAGACGGAAACAGAGGGAGACAGCGAGGCCTACACGAGAGAGAGGGCCAGACAG ATGCAGTTGCCCTTCTCTGTAGACTGGATTGTGGATCAAAGCAGAAATGAATTCCAACAACTCCTGAAGACGCAGGAGTTTACACGTGAACAGCTGGAGTTTGTGCACGATATGAGACGACGCAGCAAGAACCGCCTCGCAGCCCAGCGTTGCCGTAAGAGGAAACTAGACTGCATCTATAACCTGCAGTGTGAAATCAACAAGCTG aagacggagagggaGAAACTGATCACGGAGAGGAGCCAGCTGAGTCAGCTGAAGTTGAAAACATGTCACAATGTCACCGCTCTGTGCCAGAAGGTCTGCAATGAAGCCGACCTGCAGCCAGACCAGCTACAGGTGTTAGCCAAATACACCTCCCCAGACTGCCCTCTGTCCACTCTCATTCCTCACATAGACACACTCCTTTCACAGCCCGAGCTGCAACACCGGCTTCAGGCGTCCCTCTCGGCCCCTTCTATGGGCCCTCACCAGTACGGGGCTTCAGAGCAGGCTTTCTCTAGCTCCAGCAAGGATGCATTCACAGGTGACGGTCCACATTAG
- the rab38b gene encoding ras-related protein Rab-38b, whose product MTNISSYSNGMQNLRKEHLYKVLVIGDLGVGKTSIIRRYVHQTYSTNYRATIGVDFALKVLNWNSKTIRLQLWDIAGQERFGNMTRVYYREAMGAFIVYDVTRHSTFEAVVKWKEDLDSKLTLADGQSIATVLLANKCDQGREMTSNGIKMDQFCKDHGFVGWFETSAKDNQNICEAANFLVKHIMATENEILKSVIPDTISPQYNNRQSSCSSCLK is encoded by the exons ATGACCAACATCTCGTCGTACAGCAACGGCATGCAGAACCTGCGGAAGGAGCACCTGTACAAGGTGCTGGTCATCGGGGACCTGGGGGTGGGGAAGACCTCCATCATCCGGCGGTACGTGCATCAGACCTACTCCACCAACTACAGGGCCACCATCGGGGTGGACTTCGCCCTGAAGGTGCTCAACTGGAACTCAAAGACTATCAGGCTTCAACTTTGGGACATTGCAG GTCAAGAACGTTTTGGAAACATGACAAGAGTTTACTACAGAGAAGCCATGGGAGCCTTCATAGTGTACGACGTGACGCGACACAGCACCTTCGAGGCTGTGGTGAAGTGGAAAGAAGACCTGGACTCCAAGTTAACGCTAGCGGACGGACAGAGCATTGCTACAGTGCTGCTGGCTAACAAGTGTGACCAGGGCCGAGAGATGACCAGCAATGGCATCAAAATGGACCAGTTCTGTAAGGACCACGGCTTTGTCGGCTGGTTTGAAACGTCCGCAAAG gaCAATCAGAACATCTGTGAAGCTGCAAACTTCCTGGTCAAGCACATCATGGCGACAGAGAATGAGATCTTGAAAAGCGTGATACCAGACACCATCTCACCTCAGTACAACAACAGGCAGTCGAGCTGCTCTAGCTGCCTGAAATAA